The Methanococcoides methylutens genome has a window encoding:
- the nadA gene encoding quinolinate synthase NadA has protein sequence MQDMNDIIDRINSLKAEHNAVILAHNYQRPEVQDIADFTGDSLGLSQQAVATDADVIVFCGVDFMAESAATLSPEKTVLLPEKDAGCPMAEMVDVISLDDVKQEHPDAAVVCYVNSSAEIKAQSDICCTSANAIDVVNSLEEDEIIFVPDKNLGTYVSHFTDKKIITWEGFCPTHHQMRADDVIKAKEAHPDALFLAHPECRTEVLELADEVLSTTGILNYAKSSDAKEFIIGTENGLLHRLSKENPDKKFYYLSEFTICPNMKITTLESVLNALENMEYVITVPEETRLKAKEALDRMLAVKRTM, from the coding sequence ATGCAGGACATGAATGATATAATTGACAGGATCAATTCCCTGAAAGCAGAACACAATGCAGTTATCCTCGCCCACAATTACCAGCGCCCTGAAGTGCAGGATATTGCAGACTTCACAGGTGATTCACTTGGTCTTAGCCAGCAGGCCGTCGCTACCGATGCCGATGTGATAGTATTCTGTGGCGTAGACTTCATGGCTGAAAGCGCTGCAACACTTAGCCCGGAAAAGACTGTACTTCTTCCTGAAAAGGACGCCGGCTGCCCGATGGCCGAGATGGTCGATGTGATCTCCCTGGACGATGTAAAGCAGGAGCACCCCGATGCAGCGGTGGTCTGTTATGTGAACTCCTCTGCCGAGATCAAGGCCCAGAGCGATATCTGCTGTACATCCGCAAATGCAATTGATGTAGTGAACTCCCTTGAAGAGGATGAGATAATCTTTGTCCCTGACAAGAACCTCGGGACTTACGTTTCACATTTCACCGACAAGAAGATCATTACATGGGAAGGATTCTGCCCAACCCATCACCAGATGCGTGCAGATGATGTCATCAAGGCAAAGGAAGCACATCCTGATGCCCTGTTCCTCGCACACCCGGAATGCAGGACAGAGGTCCTTGAGCTTGCAGATGAGGTCTTAAGCACTACCGGTATACTCAACTATGCTAAAAGCTCTGATGCTAAAGAGTTCATCATCGGTACTGAGAATGGCCTGCTTCACAGGTTAAGTAAAGAGAACCCTGATAAGAAGTTCTATTACCTGTCCGAGTTTACGATCTGTCCTAACATGAAGATCACTACCCTTGAATCAGTGCTTAATGCACTTGAGAACATGGAATATGTGATCACCGTGCCTGAAGAGACAAGGCTCAAAGCAAAAGAAGCACTTGACAGGATGCTTGCGGTAAAACGCACGATGTAA
- a CDS encoding heavy metal translocating P-type ATPase, producing MKVTIDVHGMTCMHCHDRVTKAISSLEGVEDVEVSLEENNATVSFDPEKVTLDEIRKAVEDAGYETGEGSGSEDSAETLAESLIEASTKATTETTTEEMAEETAEVPTDSTLKVTGMTCAACALRIEDALKKQPGVLSATVNLPLEKASVTYDPKLINTNRLEETIVDTGYGILKDEVNFDVGGMTCAACASNIERALRKLDGVSKASVNFPMSSAHAEYDSSKVSVADMLKAIDDIGYTASVKEEGRPADREQAARDLEITHQRNNLLIAFLLTIPIMLGGMSGGFPQYLYFVPPILADRFVLFVLTTIVMAFPGRQYFVGAYKGLRHGSADMNLLIATGTGAAYTISVVTGFIDLGPGYQHTFFDSAAMLITFITFGRYLEAKARGRTSEAIRKLIGLQARAARVIRNEEETEVAVEDVVTGDIVVVRPGEKLPVDGIVTEGSSSIDESMITGESIPVEKNIDDQVIGATVNGTGSFRFKATKVGADTALSQIIKLVEDAQTSKAPIQRIADFVAGRFIVAVIIIALLSFMFWLFIGYNMFDVAQYSVITSPFLFSLLIGITVLVISCPCAVGLATPVAIMVGTGKGAENGILIKGGEALEVSRKINTIIFDKTGTLTEGKPVLTDIVAFSGHTEDEVLSLAATAEKGSEHPLGEAIVNAAVETNVPIMDVSSFDSIPGHGVKALINEQEVLLGTRKLMTDSNVDVSSLTGRLEELEHQGKTAMLVSVDGNATGIVAVADTLKANSIEAVSRLKEMGLEVVMITGDNSRTASAIASKAGIDRVLSEVLPEDKAAEVRKLQDEGRIVAMVGDGINDAPALTQAEVGIAMGAGTDVAIESAQIVLIRNDLLDVVASLRLSRLTMRKIKQNLFWAFGYNSLGIPIAAGVLYPVFHQVLVTPAMAAAFMAMSSVSVVTNSLLMKRSRIK from the coding sequence ATGAAAGTCACAATTGATGTTCATGGAATGACCTGTATGCATTGCCATGACAGAGTTACAAAAGCAATTTCTTCTCTTGAAGGTGTGGAAGATGTGGAGGTAAGCCTTGAGGAGAACAATGCTACTGTTAGTTTTGATCCTGAAAAAGTGACCCTTGATGAGATCAGGAAGGCAGTTGAAGATGCCGGTTATGAGACAGGCGAAGGTAGCGGTTCAGAAGATTCAGCAGAAACACTCGCAGAAAGTTTAATTGAAGCTTCAACTAAGGCTACAACTGAAACCACAACAGAAGAGATGGCAGAAGAGACCGCTGAAGTACCCACTGATTCCACATTGAAAGTTACAGGTATGACATGTGCCGCCTGTGCATTGCGCATAGAGGATGCGTTGAAGAAACAGCCCGGCGTCCTTTCGGCAACTGTCAATCTTCCGCTTGAAAAGGCATCCGTAACCTATGATCCGAAGCTGATAAACACTAACAGACTTGAAGAAACGATCGTAGATACAGGCTATGGCATACTGAAAGATGAGGTTAACTTTGATGTAGGAGGCATGACATGTGCCGCTTGTGCATCAAATATAGAGCGTGCTCTCAGGAAACTTGATGGCGTAAGCAAAGCCAGTGTGAATTTCCCAATGTCCAGTGCGCATGCTGAGTATGATTCCTCAAAGGTTTCCGTAGCTGATATGCTTAAGGCAATAGATGATATTGGCTATACTGCATCCGTTAAGGAGGAGGGTAGGCCTGCTGATCGTGAACAGGCTGCAAGGGACCTTGAGATCACACACCAGAGGAACAACCTGCTTATTGCTTTCCTGTTGACAATTCCAATAATGCTTGGTGGAATGAGTGGCGGGTTCCCACAGTATCTTTATTTTGTACCCCCTATCCTTGCTGATCGATTTGTACTTTTTGTTCTTACTACAATAGTAATGGCTTTCCCAGGCAGACAGTACTTCGTTGGTGCCTACAAAGGGCTTCGTCACGGTTCTGCTGATATGAACCTTCTTATTGCAACGGGTACCGGTGCTGCTTATACTATCAGTGTTGTGACCGGGTTCATCGACCTTGGACCGGGATACCAGCATACTTTCTTCGATTCAGCTGCAATGCTGATCACATTCATAACCTTTGGACGTTACCTTGAAGCAAAAGCAAGAGGCAGGACATCCGAAGCCATCAGGAAGCTCATCGGATTGCAGGCAAGAGCAGCCCGGGTCATCAGAAATGAAGAGGAGACCGAAGTAGCTGTGGAAGATGTGGTCACAGGAGATATTGTTGTTGTCAGACCAGGAGAGAAGCTACCAGTGGATGGTATCGTTACTGAAGGTTCATCTTCCATTGACGAATCAATGATCACCGGTGAGAGCATTCCGGTTGAGAAGAATATTGATGACCAGGTCATCGGTGCTACTGTAAACGGTACTGGTTCTTTCAGGTTCAAAGCTACCAAAGTAGGTGCTGATACTGCACTTTCACAGATAATCAAGCTGGTAGAAGATGCACAAACATCCAAGGCACCGATCCAGAGAATAGCTGACTTTGTTGCTGGTCGCTTCATTGTCGCAGTCATAATAATTGCTTTGCTTTCATTCATGTTCTGGCTCTTCATCGGATACAACATGTTTGATGTTGCACAGTACTCTGTTATCACAAGTCCGTTCCTGTTCTCCCTTCTGATCGGAATAACAGTTCTTGTGATATCCTGTCCATGTGCTGTAGGACTTGCAACTCCGGTAGCCATAATGGTAGGTACCGGCAAAGGAGCAGAAAATGGTATACTTATCAAGGGTGGTGAAGCACTTGAGGTCAGCCGGAAGATCAATACGATCATATTTGACAAGACTGGTACGCTCACAGAAGGAAAACCTGTACTAACTGATATTGTCGCTTTTAGCGGACACACTGAAGATGAAGTACTTTCCCTTGCAGCTACTGCAGAAAAGGGATCAGAACATCCTCTGGGTGAAGCTATTGTAAACGCTGCTGTGGAAACTAACGTCCCCATTATGGATGTGTCATCCTTTGATTCCATCCCGGGACATGGGGTAAAAGCACTGATCAATGAGCAAGAGGTGCTGTTGGGTACCCGAAAGCTCATGACTGACAGCAATGTTGACGTATCTTCCCTTACCGGTAGGCTTGAAGAACTTGAACATCAGGGTAAGACAGCTATGCTGGTCTCAGTTGATGGCAATGCAACTGGTATCGTAGCAGTAGCAGATACACTCAAAGCCAATTCCATAGAGGCTGTTTCCAGGCTCAAAGAGATGGGACTTGAGGTTGTAATGATCACAGGAGATAACAGCAGGACCGCATCAGCTATTGCATCTAAAGCGGGTATTGATCGCGTTCTTTCTGAGGTGTTACCTGAAGACAAAGCAGCTGAGGTCAGGAAACTACAGGATGAAGGCAGGATAGTTGCAATGGTCGGTGACGGTATAAATGATGCACCGGCACTTACTCAGGCAGAAGTTGGGATAGCAATGGGAGCCGGTACAGATGTGGCAATTGAATCAGCACAGATCGTACTCATCAGGAACGACCTGCTTGACGTGGTAGCTTCCCTGCGCTTGAGCCGTCTGACCATGAGAAAGATAAAGCAGAACCTGTTCTGGGCCTTTGGGTACAACAGTCTTGGTATCCCGATCGCTGCAGGTGTCCTCTATCCGGTATTCCATCAGGTACTTGTCACTCCTGCAATGGCAGCAGCTTTCATGGCAATGAGCTCGGTATCTGTTGTGACGAATTCACTGCTGATGAAAAGAAGCAGGATCAAATGA
- a CDS encoding heavy-metal-associated domain-containing protein, with the protein MTETTIKVEGMSCGHCKMAVTKAISGLNGVSSVDVDLEKGEASVSYDPQATDIDAIKKAVNDAGYKA; encoded by the coding sequence ATGACTGAAACCACTATTAAAGTAGAAGGCATGTCCTGCGGACACTGTAAGATGGCTGTAACTAAAGCAATATCCGGGTTAAATGGCGTTTCTTCTGTTGATGTCGATCTTGAAAAAGGAGAAGCCAGTGTTTCCTACGATCCACAGGCAACAGATATTGATGCTATCAAAAAAGCAGTCAATGATGCCGGCTATAAGGCCTGA